ACCTCGCCAAGCGGGAGCTGCGCTCGCCCGACGGGGTGCTGGTGCAGCTCTCCGCCGGGGAATACGACCTGCTGGTCGCCTTCGTGGAGCATCCGCAGCGGGTGCTGACCCGCGACCAGCTGCTCGATCTGGCGCGCGGGCGCTCGGCGGTGCCCTTCGACCGCTCCATCGACGTGCAGGTCAGCCGGCTGCGCCGCAAGATCGAGCCCGACCCGGCCGACCCCACCATGATCAAGACGGTGCGCGGCGGCGGCTATCTGTTCACCCCGGCGGTGACGGGAGGCTGAGATGACCCGTCCTGGCTTGGAGGCCGCCCGCAAGAGCCGCCTGCTGGTGGCCCGGCGCTGGCTGCCGGACAGCATCGCCTCCCGGCTGGTGCTGACCGTGGTGCTGGCGCTGCTGCTGACCCAGGCGGTCAGCGCGCTGGTCTATCTGACCGACCGCCCCCCGGGACCGCCGGCCCACAGCATGCGCGTCCTGGTCCAGCGCGTGACCGCCATCGTCCAGCTGGTGGAGAGCACCCCGCCGCAGGAGCGTCGGCGGCTGGTCAAGGCGATCGACGACCCCGTGCTGCGGGTGGACTGGAATCCCGAGACGCCGCGCTTCGCCAACCAGCGCGAGGGCTTCCCCTTCGACCGGCTGCGCCGCGCCATCCGCGGCGAACTGGACGATCCCGACCGCGCCGTGGTGGTCGAGGTCCGGCGGGAGCGCCCGATGCCCGGTCCCTTCCCGGTGGACGAGCACCGCTGGGGCGCCGACGTCCGGCTGTCGGTGGGGCTGAAGGACGGGTCCTGGCTGACCTTCGTCGGCGGCGACCCGCTGGAGGGGCCGTTCCGGCTGCTGCGCTTCGCCCTGTGGATGGCCGGCATCGTCGGGGCGGTGGCGCTGGTCTCGGTCTGGACGGCGCGCCGCATGACCGCCCCCATCGCGCGCTTCGCCGACGCGGCGGAGCGGCTGGGCGTGGACGGCGAGGCGCCGCCCCTGCCGGAAGCCGGCCCGACGGAGCTGCGCGCCGCCACCCGCGCCTTCAACCGGATGCAGGCGCGTCTGGCCCGCTTCGTCGCCGACCGCACCCAGATGCTGGCGGCGATGAGCCACGACCTGCGCACGCCGCTGACCCGCCTGCGCCTGCGCGCCGAGCTGGTCGAGGACCCGGAGATGCAGCGCAAGATGCTCGCCGACCTCGACGAGATGGCGGCGATGATCAACGCCACGCTGGCCTTCGCCCGCGACGACGCCAAGCACGAGCCGCGCGGCCCGCTCGACCTCGCCGACCTGCTGCAGAGCCTGTGCGACGACCGCGTGGACGCCGGGCACGAGGCCGCCTACGAGGGGCCGGCGCACGCGACGGTGGACGGGCGCCCGGTGGCCCTGCGCCGCGCCTTCGCCAACCTGATGGACAACGCCATCGCCTACGGCGGCGGCTTCACCGTCCGGCTGCGGCCCGCGGACGGGGAGCTGCAGGTGGAGATCGAGGACGGCGGCCCCGGCATCCCGGAGGCCGAGTTCGAGAAGGTCTTCGCCCCCTTCTACCGGCTGGAGCGCTCGCGCTCGCGCGACACCGGCGGGGTGGGGCTGGGGCTGGCCACCGCCCGCACGGTGGTGCGCGGCCACGGCGGCGACATCGCGCTCTCCAACCGCCCGGAGGGAGGGCTGCGGGTGACGGTGACCCTGCCGCGGTGATGGCAGGGTGCGTCAAAGCCCTCGCCCCTCCGGGGAGAGGGTTGGGTGAGGGGGCGCCCGAAGGGCGGAAACGCAGCCTCATTGCAGAGCCTTTCCGGCCTGCGGCCGCCCCCTCATCCTGACCTTCTCCCCAGGGGGGAGAAGGGATTATGCACCGCAACATCGGCGGCGCATCGGCGGTTATCGGTGCAGGACCGTCCTGACCGGAGACCCGCCGTGCCGCCGATCGACCGCACCCCCTCGCCCGTGGACAGCCGCCCCCATGTCGTGATCGTCGGCGCGGGGTTCGGCGGGCTGGCCTGCGCGGAGGCTTTGGGCGGGACGAACGTCCGCGTCACCATCATCGACCGCAACAACTACCACCTGTTCGTGCCGCTGCTCTATCAGGTGGCGACCGCCGCCCTGTCGCCCGCCGACATCGCCGAGCCGATCCGCCGCATCGTCAGCCGCCATCCCAACATCGACGTGGTGATGGGCGAGGTGACCGGCGTCGATCGCGCCGCCAAGCGGGTGGAGTTGGCCGACGGCGGCTTCGTCCCCTACGACCGGCTGGTGCTGGCGACCGGCTCCTCCTACAGCTATTTCGGGCACGACGACTGGGCGGAGATCGCCCCCGGCCTGAAGACCATCGAGAACGCCCGGCGGATCCGCGCGCGGCTGCTGCTGAATTTCGAGCAGGCCGAGATGTGCGGGGACCCGGCCCGGCAGAAGGCGCTGATGACCACCATCGTGGTCGGCGGCGGCCCCACCGGCGTGGAGATGGCCGGGGCGGTGGCGGAGCTGGCCCGCTTCACGCTGGCCCGCGACTTCCGCCGCATCGACCCGCGCACCGCCCGCGTCCTGCTGGTGGAGGCCGGGCCGCGCATCCTGTCCACCTTCCCCGACGATCTGGGCCAGTACGCCCTCCGCAAGCTGGAGGAGCTGGGCGTCGTCGTGCTGACCGGGCAGGCGGTGGAGAGCATCACGCCGGAGGGCGCCACGGTCGGCGGGCGCTTCATCCCGGCGGGGGCCATCGTGTGGGGCGCCGGGGTCAAGGCGTCGCCCGCCGGGTCCTGGCTGGGGGTGGAGACCGACCGCAGCGGGCGCATCCCGGTCAACGCCGACCTGTCGGTGCCGGGCGTGCCGGACGTCTACGCGCTGGGCGACACGGCGGCGCTGGCCGGCGAGGACGGCAAGCCGCTGCCCGGTCTGGCCCAGGTCGCCAAGCAGCAGGGCGAGCATCTCGGCGGCGGGCTGGAGGCCAGCCTGCTGCGCGGCCAGCCGCTGGAGCCCTTCCGCTTCCGCAACCGCGGCAACACGGCCATCGTCGGGCGCAGCGCCGCCGTCTTCGATTTCGGGACGCACAAGCTGAAGGGCTGGTTCGCCTGGGTGCTGTGGGCGATCGTCCACGTCTATCTGCTGGTGAACTTCCACAAGCGGATGCTGGTCACCATGCAATGGCTGTGGCGCTGGGCCACCTACCAGCGCGGCGCGCGGCTGATCACCACCGACCGCCCGGTGTCGGCGGCGGAGTCCGTCACCGCTCCGCATGGCGGGAGCGCCGAGCCCTTTCGGGGAATGAAGCGCGGCCAGGGCTGAGGGGGCGGGTCAGGAGGGCTTTGGATCGGATGCGGGCGGGAGCGGCAGGACGCAGCGGAAGCGGGTGCCGTGGCCCGGCCACTCCTCGACCTCCAGCCGCCCGCCGTGCAGCTCCATGACGTTGCGCACCAGCGACAGGCCGAGCGCCGCGGCGCCGCGCGGGTCGTTGCGGTCGTAGCGCGAGGGCGGGGCGGCCTCGCCCGGCCCGGTGCCGCTGCCCACGGTCAGCACCAGGGCGTCGGCGGTCCGCTCCCCGGACAGCAGGATGCGGCGGTCCGCCGGCGGGTGGCGGATGGCCCCGACGACCAGGGTGAACAGCGCCTGCTTCAGCCGCCGCTCGTCGCCCTCCGCCTCGCCCAGCGACGACGGGGCGGCGAGGTCGAGCCGCAGCCCCTCGCGCCGCGCCCATTCGCGCGTCAGCTCGCCCACCGTCTCCAGCAGGTCGGGCACGTCGACGGTGCCGCGGTCCAGCGTGGTCACCCCGGCGCCCAGGCTGGTCATGTCCACCACGTCGTCGATCAGCTCCAGCAGCCGCTCGCCCGCGTTCAGAACGCCCTTCACATACTCGATCTGGCGCGGGTTCAATTCGCCGAAATACTGGTTCGCCAGCACCTCGGCGAAGCCGATGATGCCGTTCAGCGGGTTGCGCAGATGGTGGGAGACGTTGGCGATGAACTCGCTCTTCAACTGGTCGGCGGCCTCCAGCGCGGCGTTGGAGGCGCGCAGCGCCTGTTCCAGGCGGGCGCTGTCGGTGACGTCGAGGTAGCTGTTCAGCACGGCCCCGTCGGGCAGCGGCAGGGTGGAGAACTCCACCACCGAGCCGTCCGCCCGCTCCAGACGGCCCGAGCGCACGGCGCGCTCCAGCGTCGCGCCGATCATCTCGTCCTTCAGGCTGTCCCAGTCGCCGCCATTCTCCAGGAAGGGCCGCATCCGCTCGAACAGGCCGGAGATGTGCGGCTCGCCCAGCAGGTCGTCGTCGTCCAGGTCCCAGACGCGCGCGAAGGCCGGGTTGGACAGCTTCAGCCGCCCGTCGCCGCCGAACACGGCGATGCCCTCGGCCAGATTGTCCAGCGTCTCCTGCTGCACGGCGATCAGCGTGTTGTAGGAGGATTCCAGAGCCAAGGTGTTGGTCACGTCCTCCAGAATCTGCATCAGCCCGCCCAGCGGGTGGGGGGCGGCGAGGCTGCGCAGCGTCGTGCCGTCCGGCAGGTGCATCAGCTCCTCGACCGGCTCCAGCAGGCGGGTGTAGCGGCTCAGCCGCTCGCGCTTGTAGCTCTGGTAGTCGGCGTATTCGGGCAGGCGGCGGCGGGTGCGCAACTCCTCCAGGATTTCGCCGTGGGTGGGCTGGCTGCGCAGCCAGGACTCCTCCAGGTCCCACAGCCGGGCGTAGGCCTGGTTGAAGAAGGTCAGCCGCGTGTCGGCGCCGAAGATGGCGATGGCGGCGCCCAGCCGCTCCAGCACCTCGCCGTGGGCGGCGAGGTGGCGGCTCAGCTCGCCGCGCATCTCCTCCACCGCCGTGACGTCCAGCGCGTAGCCGACGACCAGCGTGCCGCCACCCTCCGGGGCGGGCAGGGGGGCCTCGGTGACCTCCAGCAGGCGCCGCTCGGCGCCGATGACGGTGGAGACCCGCTCCGACTGGGCGACCCCGCTGTCAAGTGCCCGCTGCGCCAGGGCGCGCCCGGCGCCGTCCGCGGCCAGTTCCCGGCCGCTGTCCGGAACGGCGGCGGGGTCGGAATCCACGGCGCGGGCGTAGGCGCGGTTGCACCAGGACAGCGTCCGCCCGGCGCCGCGCAGCCACACCGGCAGCGGCAGGGCGTCCACCGCCGCGCGCAGCTCGGCCAGCGCCGATTCGGCGTCGCGCCGCCCGCGGGCCAGCTCCTCCTGCTCGGCGCGACGGTCGGTGACGTCCTCCAGCCAGACGACGTCCTGGTATCCGGTGGCCTGATATCCTGTTGCCTGACGCGCGGTGGCCTCACGCGCGGCGGGCTGGGGCCCGGCGTCCGGCGTTGCGGCGGATGGTGCGGCGGCCCGCCGCCCGTTCAGCAGCAGGCGTCGCCCGCTGCGGGTCGTCGCCTCGATCCGGAAGCCCTCGCCCCCGGCGCGCAGGCGGCGCAGCGCTTCGGCGACCCGGGGGGCGTCGGCGTCGGCGAAGGCGCCCGCGATGTCCTGGCCCGGCGCCACGCCGAGCAGCTTGGCGCAGCCCGGCGCCGCGCTGACGGCGCCATCGTCGCCCCAGGCGCACCAGGGGGTGGGAGAGGCGGCCAGCAGGGCCTCCAGGCGCGCCACCTCGGCCGCCAGCCGGTCGCTGCGGCGGCGCTCCCTGCCGGTCCAGAACAGCCCGCCGAAGCCGGCGGCGCCGAGGACGCCGGCGAAGCCCAGCATGGCGGGCGAGCCGGAGGGTCCGGCCATCAGGCCGACTCCCACTGCCAGCCCCAGCGCGGCAAAGGCGTATGATCGGGTCAGGACGCTCACGCGGGTGAGACTAGTCCACGCCTCCCGGCGGAGCAAGGCGGGCCGGCGGTGGTGCCACTTTCGGGGTGGTGCGGCCCTTTCTCCCGGCTAGACCGCTTCCCCGACCCGCAGGGCGCGGATCGCCGCCTCGACCGCCGGATAGGCGGCGCGCACCGCCGCCAGGGCCTGCGCCGCCCCGTCCGGGTCGCCACGGTGGGCGGCGAGTTCCAGGGCGGAGGCGCTGCGGCCCAGCCACTCGGCCCCCGCCGTGCGGGCGGCCCCGGCCAGCGTGTGGGCGGCGCCGCGAAGGGCCTCCAGGTCGTTGCGCTCCAGGGCGGCGGCGGCCTCGTCCAGCAGCGGGCGGGTGGTCTCCAGGAAGAAGTCCAGCATGTCCAGCGCCATCCCGTCGAGCGCGCCGAAGGTGGTGCGGACATGGTCGAGGTCCAGCGTCCGCTCCGCCGTCCCGCCCGCCTCCGCCGCGGGCGGCTCGTCGGGGGCCGCGGCGCTGCCCGCGCCCAGCGCCCGGTTCAGGGCGGTGGCGAGCTGCTTCAGGGTCACCGGCTTGGCGATGTAGTCGTCCATCCCCGCGGCGGTGCAGCGTTCCATCTCCCCGGCCAGGGCGTTGGCGGTCATGGCGATGATGGCGGTGCGCGGGCGGGGGCCGAGGGCCGACCCGGGGGCCGACCCGGGGGCCGAATCGGGAGCCGACTCGGCGCTGCGGATCTGGCGCGACAGCTCGTAGCCGTCCATGCGCGGCATGTGGCAATCGGTGATCAGCAGCCGGTAGGGCCGCGCCCGCCAGGCGGTCAGCGCCTCCAGCCCGTCACCGGTCAGGTCGGCCTCGAAGCCGAGCTGGCGGAGCTGGCGCAGGATCACCTGCTGGTTCGTCGGGTGGTCCTCCGCCACCAGGATCATCGGCGGGGCCGCGGCATCGTCGGGGGCCGCCATGTCGAGGGTGGCCGGACCGCCGTCCGCCACGGGAGGCGGGGCGTCGGCGTGGCGCTCCGGGGGAACGGCGCGCCCGGCCAGGGCGGCCAGACGGCGGAACAGGGCGTCGCGGCGGATCGGGCGGCCGAGATGGTCGTGTCGCGGCGGTTGTCCGGCGGGCGGGGCGCCGTCCTCGCCGGTTTCCGGCGGGCAGTCGCTGGCCTGCTCCCGCCCGTCCACGAGATGCAGCGTGGGCGGCGGGCGGACCCCGGCGGCGGCGATGAGGCTCAGCACCGCCGGAGCGGACAGCCGCGGGTTGGGCGCGCCGGGCGCATCCTCCGGATGGTGCTCCAGCAGCCCGTCGGCGAGGACCAGCAGGTCGGCGTCGGCCATCGTCAGCAGTTCCACCGCCTCGTCCGCCGTGGTGGCGTCGGCGACGGCGGCGCGCTTGTCCTCCAGCGCGCGGATCAGGACGGCGCGCTGCACCGGGTCCGGCTCGGCCACGATGATGGACAGGCCGGTCAGGTCGGTGTCGTCGCCGGGGACCGTGCGCGGATCGCCCGGCGCCAGATCGACCGTGAACCAGAAGGTGGAGCCGCAGCCCGGGGCCGACTCGACCCCGATGCGCCCGCCCATCATCTCCACCAGACGGGCGCAGATGGCCAGCCCCAGCCCGGTGCCGCCGAAGCGGCGGGTGGTCGAGCTGTCGGCCTGGCTGAAGGGCTGGAACAGGCGGGCCTGGCCGGCGCTGCTGATGCCGATGCCGGTGTCCTCCACCGCGAAGCGCAGGCGCAGCCGGTCCGACCCGGCGGCGGCGGGCTCCAGCCGGGTGCGCAGCACGACCCGGCCGGCGTCGGTGAACTTGATGGCGTTGCCCGTCAGGTTGAACAGGATCTGGCGCAGCCGCCCCGGGTCGCCGCGCACCGCCGCCGGCACCGCGCGGTCGAGGTCGCAGACCAGCAGCAGCGCCTTCTGGTGGGCCTGCGGGGCCAGCAGCTCCGCCACCCCCTCCACCAGCTCGCGCGGGTCGAGGTCCATCTCGTCGAGGTCGAGCTTCCCGGCCTCGATCTTGGACAGGTCGAGGATGTCGTCGATGATCCGCAGCAGCGCCGTCGCGCTGTCGCGCACGGTGGTGACGAGTTCGGTCTGCTCCGCGTCCAGCGGAGTCAGGGCGATCAGCTCCAGCATGCCCAGCACGCCGTTCATCGGGGTGCGGATCTCGTGGCTCATGGTCGCCAGGAACTCCGACTTGGAGCGGGCGGCGACCTCCGCCTGATCCTTGGCGTGGCGCAGATCCTCCTCGGCGCGCTTGCGGCCGGTAATGTCGTAGCTCCAGGCGAGGATGGCCGGTTCCCCCTCGAACTCCGTGCGCTGCAGCGTCTGGAGCGCCCAGACGCGGCTGCCGTCGGGCCGGTCCACCGCCACCTCGACGTCGCGGGCGACCAGCCCGGCGCCGTCCTGCGGGAGGGCGCGTCCCTGCAGGGTGGCGCCGGGCAGGGCCAGCGCGTGGCGGCGCCCGATGAAGGCGTCCAGCGGCAGCCCGGCCAGCTCCGCCGCGCGGGCGTTGGCGAAGGCCACGGAGCCGTCGGGCCGTCCGATCGACACGCCGACCGGGCTCTGCTCCAGGATCGCGCGCAGGCGGCGCCCGCTCTCCGACAGGGCGTGCTCGCGCGAGCGGATGGTGGCGACGAAATAGTGCAGGGCGCGCGCCATGTCGGCGATCTCGTCCTGCCCGTGGGTGGGGATGGCGACGGACCGCCCGGCGGCCGACGCGGTCATGGCCGTCTGAAGCCCGCGCAGCCGCCGCACCACGTTGCGGTGGATGTAGAGGAAGATGCCGAGGGCGCCCAGGATGGAGACCACGGCCATCGCCAGGATGGCGTTCTTGCCGTCGCGGATCACCCGCTCGAACTCGCCGGAGCGGGCGGCGATGTCCTGCTCGATCGCCAGGAAATGGTCCGACACCGCGCCGACCAGCCGGTCGGAGACGTTCTGGTTGCGGGTGATCGACCCCTTGATGGCGCGGGCCAGCCCGATTTCCGTCAGGCGGCTGGTGAACAGGTTGTGCTCCCCCAGCCCCAGCGCCTCCAGCTCCCGGTACAGCGGCTCCAGGTCGAAGGCGGGACCCGGAGGCAGGCCCGACACCGCCTCCGCCGCGCGGTCCATCGCGGCGCGGTAGTCCTGCCGCAGCCGGTCCACCCGCGCCTCGTGGTCGGCACGGGAGGCGGCGACCATCAGCAGGATGGCGTGCTGGGCCTCCGCCGTCCACAGGTCGATCCGCCGTTCGGTGTCCCGGGACTCCTCCCATCCCGTCTGGTTCCGGGGAGCGGCGGTCTTGTCGCGCAGCGATTCCTCGGCGTTGCGGATGCGCTCGGCGAGCTGGATCAGGCGGTTGACCAGCCCGCCCGTCTCCGCGGCGGCGGCGAGCTGGCGTTCCACCTGGGTGTTCAGGGTCATCAGGTTGGCGACCAGCTCGTTCTTGCGGCGCTGCAGCTCGGCCACGTCGGCCACGTCGGTGCCGCGCTCGCGCAGCCGGGTCATCAGGTCCTCCAGCAGGGCGATCTGGTCGCTCAGCCGGGCCATCACCGATTCGCGCACCGACTGGCTCTGCACTGCCACCAGGGCCGGGGCGTTGGCGGCCAGCGTGCCGCTCTGCTGGGCGAGCTGCGAGGCGTTGACGAGGCCCGGCACCTTGGCCGTGGCGATCTGCTCGAACCCCTGGTGGAAGCGGCCGAAGAGGGACACGGCCACCACGCCGGTGGCGGCGGTCAGGCCGGCGATCACGGTCAGCCCCGCGAGGATGCGAAACGCCACGCCCAGCCGGGGAAGCCGCATGCCCGTGCCTCGCTTTCTTGTCGTCCGCTTGAGATAACACGGGCAATCGGCCGGGCGCAATTCACACCCCTTCAGCGCAATCGGACGCTGCGCGATCGGACGCTGCGGAATCAGGCGCCGGGCGGGCTTGACCCGCGCCGGTTGCCGGGCCGAAGCTGACCGGGGGTGGCAGAGGGGAGAGTGGCCGATGGGCTTGGTCCGGTCTTTCGCGCGGGCCGCGATGGCCGCCGCGGTTCTGGCGGCGGCTTTGGCCCTGCCGTGCCGCGCCCCGCAGGCCGAAACGCTGGAGGACGTGCGGGACCGCGGGCTGCTGCGCTGCGGCGTCTCGTCCAGCGGGGCCGGTCTGGCGGCGGTGGACGACAGCGGCAACTGGCGCGGCTTCTTCGTGGACATGTGCCGGGCGCTGGCCGCCGCCGTCGCCGGCAGCGCCGACCGGGTGGAGTTCGTCGAGACCAATTCCGAGAACCGTTTCGCCATCCTGCGCAACGGCGAGGTGGACGTGGTGATGGAGGGGACGACCTGGACGCTGCAGCGCGACGCCACCTTCGGCATCGACTTCCCGGCGGTCTACCTGTTCGACGGCCAGGGATTCATCGCGCACCGCGCCCAGGGCGTCGCCCGCCTGTCCGACGTGCCGCCCGGCGCCTCGGTCTGCGTGATCGAGCAGACCACCACCCTGCGCAACCTGGAGGACTGGATGGCCCGCACCGGCGTGCGCTTCCGTCTGAAGCGGGTGCGCTCGACCGAGGGGGCGCTGTCGGCCTTCTTCAACCACCATTGCGACCTCTACACCAGCGACCGCATCGGCCTGCACGCCCAGCGCCTGCTGAAGGCGCCCGAGCGCGACGATTACGTCATCCTGCCGGAGGCGATCTCCAAGGAGCCGCTGGGGCCGATGGTGCGCCCGGACGAGCGGCGGTGGTTCGACATCGTGCGCTGGGTGTTCCTCGCCACCGTCCTGGCCGAGGAGAAGGGCATCACCGCCGCCAACGCCGCCCGCCTGAAGGAGGAGACGCAGGACCCGGAGATGCGCCGGTTCCTCGGGGCCACCACCGGGGTCGGCTGGGGGCTGGGGATGGACGACGACTGGGCCTTCCGCGTGGTCACCCAGGTCGGCAATTACGGCGAGATCTTCGACCGCCATCTGGGCGCCGCCTCGCCGCTGGGCATCGACCGCGGGATGAACGGGCTGTGGATGAACGGCGGCCTGCACTACGCCCCGCCGCTGGGGGGGTGAGCAGGGCGGGGGCGTGCGAGGGCGGGCGGCGGCGCTCTGCCATGCCGTCCCGCCGGATTGCCTTCGCGGCGGCTTTTCCCATCTTGTGGGCATGTTCGGCGAAAGGTTCGGCGAACGCTTCAAATCCGGGCGATCCGCCGCTATGGTGGCGCCTTCCGGGCGCCGCGCGGCCCGCTTCAGGCAGTTTCCCAGGCCATGACCAGACCCAACACCTACCGTTCCGGTCCCGACGAGCGCGGGCATTTCGGCATCTATGGCGGACGCTTCGTCGCCGAGACGCTGATGCCCCTGATCCTTGAGGTTGAGAAAGCCTACCGCGAGGCCCGGGCCGATCCCGCCTTCGAGGGCGCGATCCGCGAGCATCTCAAGCAGTATGTCGGCCGCCCGAACCCGCTCTATTACGCCGAACGCCTGACGGAGAAGCTCGGCGGCGCGAAGATCTACTTCAAGCGCGAGGAGCTGAACCACACCGGCGCGCACAAGATCAACAACTGCATCGGCCAGATCCTGCTCGCCCGGCGCATGGGCAAGAAGCGGATCATCGCCGAGACGGGCGCCGGCCAGCACGGTGTCGCGACCGCCACGGTCTGCGCGCTGTTCGACATGCCCTGCGTCATCTACATGGGCGAGACCGACATCGCCCGCCAGCAGCCCAACGTCTTCCGCATGAAGCTGCTGGGGGCCGAGGTGGTCCCGGTGACCTCCGGCGCGCGGACGCTGAAGGACGCGATGAACGAGGCGCTGCGCGACTGGGTCACCAACGTCGCCGACACCTACTACCTGATCGGCACGGCCGCCGGCCCGCACCCGTACCCCGCCATGGTCCGCGACTTCCAGTCGGTGATCGGCGACGAGGTGCGCGTGCAGATGCAGGAGCTGGAGGGCCGCCTTCCGGACAGCCTCGTCGCCTGCGTCGGCGGCGGCTCCAACGCCATCGGCCTGTTCCATCCCTTCCTCGACGATCCGTCGGTGCAGATGGTCGCGGTCGAGGCGGCCGGCCACGGCATCGACAAGGGGCCGCTGGCCCACGCCGCCTCGATCACCGGCGGGCGCCCCGGCGTGCTGCACGGCAACCGCACCTACCTGCTCCAGGACGAGGACGGGCAGATCCTGGAGGGCCACTCCATCTCCGCCGGTCTCGACTATCCGGGCGTCGGGCCGGAGCATTCCTGGCTGCACGACATCGGGCGCGTCGAGTACGTCTCGGCCACCGACCAGGAGACGCTGGACGCCTTCCAGCTCTGCGCCCGCACCGAGGGCATCATCCCCGCGCTGGAATCGGCGCACGCGCTGGCGGAGATCGTGAAGCGCGCCCCGAAACTGCCCAAGGACCACCTGATGGTGCTCTGCCTGTCGGGCCGCGGCGACAAGGACATCTTCTCCGTCGCCCAGCATCTGGGAGTGAAGCTGTGAGCGCCCTCAACGACAAGGCCGTCGACAACGGCCGCATCGCCTGGCGGTTCGCCGCGCTGAAGGCGGAGGGCCGCGCCGGCCTCGTCACCTTCATCACGGCGGGCGACCCGGATCTGGAGACCTGCCGCGCCGTCCTGCACGGCCTGCCCGCCGCGGGCGCCGACCTGATCGAGCTGGGTCTGCCCTTCTCCGATCCGATGGCCGACGGCCCGGCGATCCAGGCGGCCAGCCTGCGCGCGCTCCACGCCGGGACGACGGCGCGCAAGACGCTGGACCTCGTGCGCGGCTTCCGCGCGACGGACGCCGACACGCCGATCATCCTGATGGGCTATTACAACCCGATCCACGCCTATGGGGTGGACCGCTTCCTGGCCGACGCCGTCGAGGCCGGGGTGGACGGGCTGATCGTCGTCGACCTGCCGCCCGAAGAGGACGAGGAGCTGTGCATCCCGGCGCTGAAGGCCGGGGTGAACTTCATCCGTCTGGCGACGCCGACCACCGACGAGAAGCGCCTGCCGGCGGTTCTCCAGAACACCTCGGGCTTCGTCTATTACGTGTCGATCGCCGGCATCACCGGCGCCGCCAGCGCCGACAACGCCGCGGTGGGCGCCGCGGTGGAGCGTCTGAAGAGCCGGACCGACCTGCCGGTGGCGGTCGGCTTCGGCATCAAGACGCCGGAGCAGGCGGCCGATGTCGCCCGCGTCGCCGACGCGGCGGTGGTCGGCTCGGCCATCGTCACGCGGCTGGCCGGCGGGCTGGATGCGGACGGCAAGGCCCGTCCGGGTCTGGCCGAGGATGTGCTGGGCTTCGTCCGGGAACTGGCCGGCGGCGTGCGCGGCGCGCGCGCCTGAGAGCGCTGGCTGAGCGGGATATCAGGAAGAATTCGATGAACTGGCTTACCAACTACGTCCGCCCCAAGATCCGCGCCCTCTATGCCCGCAAGGAGGTTCCCGACAACCTCTGGCACAAGTGCCCGAGCTGCGAGGCGATGCTCTTCCACCGCGATCTGGAGGAGAACCTCAACGTCTGCCAGCATTGCGGCTTCCACATGCGGCTGGACCCGATCAAGCGGCTGGCCTCGATGTTCGACGAGGGCGACTACCAGTCGGTCGAGCTGCCGAAGTCGGTGGTCGATCCGCTGAAGTTCCGCGACCAGAAGCGCTACACCGACCGCCTGAAGGAGGCCCAGACCAAGACGGGCCGGCATGACGCCATCGTCGTCGGCTCCGGCCTGATCGGCGGGCAGCCGGCGGTCGTCGCGGCCTTCGACTTCGGCTTCATGGGCGGCTCGATGGGCATCGCGGTGGGCGAGGGCATCCTGGCCGCCGCCCGCACCGCCATCGCCCAGAAGGCGGCGCTGATCGTCGTCCCGGCCTCGGGCGGGGCGCGCATGCAGGAAGGCATCCTGTCGCTGATGCAGATGCCGCGCACCACCATCGCGGTGGAGATGGTCAAGGAAGCGGGCCTGCCCTACATCGTGGTGCTGACCGACCCGACGACCGGCGGCGTCACCGCCTCCTTCGCGATGATCGGCGACATCCACATCGCCGAGAAGGGCGCGCAGATCGGCTTCGCCGGCGCCCGCGTGATCGA
The window above is part of the Azospirillum sp. TSH58 genome. Proteins encoded here:
- the trpA gene encoding tryptophan synthase subunit alpha, with the translated sequence MSALNDKAVDNGRIAWRFAALKAEGRAGLVTFITAGDPDLETCRAVLHGLPAAGADLIELGLPFSDPMADGPAIQAASLRALHAGTTARKTLDLVRGFRATDADTPIILMGYYNPIHAYGVDRFLADAVEAGVDGLIVVDLPPEEDEELCIPALKAGVNFIRLATPTTDEKRLPAVLQNTSGFVYYVSIAGITGAASADNAAVGAAVERLKSRTDLPVAVGFGIKTPEQAADVARVADAAVVGSAIVTRLAGGLDADGKARPGLAEDVLGFVRELAGGVRGARA
- the accD gene encoding acetyl-CoA carboxylase, carboxyltransferase subunit beta; this translates as MNWLTNYVRPKIRALYARKEVPDNLWHKCPSCEAMLFHRDLEENLNVCQHCGFHMRLDPIKRLASMFDEGDYQSVELPKSVVDPLKFRDQKRYTDRLKEAQTKTGRHDAIVVGSGLIGGQPAVVAAFDFGFMGGSMGIAVGEGILAAARTAIAQKAALIVVPASGGARMQEGILSLMQMPRTTIAVEMVKEAGLPYIVVLTDPTTGGVTASFAMIGDIHIAEKGAQIGFAGARVIESTIRETLPEGFQRSEYLQEHGMVDMVVHRRDLRPTLSRVLTLLMQPVLAVAPEALPAVPAAVQADEPRSQAEAADETPSQAGAERTGSEQPA